The Ornithodoros turicata isolate Travis chromosome 7, ASM3712646v1, whole genome shotgun sequence genome includes a region encoding these proteins:
- the LOC135399863 gene encoding organic anion transporter 3-like, producing MSKSISPAGHGHKRKHKPPGLVSPALTVDAGLPGGTPGTSTSPAASPKRPRALSPNKTKKRRISPREKAGSPGKASKYPPNPIPSAKCDPQDNSTSPMILEKLSVPSADSATAASKQPEERSPTMPVAETETANPLEKEPFEQYMSINRSPDEQTAMTQKLAEEALPSLSTNLGLTQEKPVAHAVVEEPVVQAVVEVQAAVEEPVVQATMEEPAVQADVEEPVVQADVEEPVVQAIVEVLPRKGRRFAPRSSMKKHVSGFQNTGAKDLVTTPQRRPQFSLQSPGSNFLSPVPICTALVPYEAKGSPQQQANSSTEDNNLSDPTIVPGHGYYQRMALFCSQLAGFVFLTQHMAVILTTPYTDHWCKPPPEFADVSLDEWKNRSIPRGPDGALSHCLVYDPPLPSPSMNRTTRRCSEWVFDKTDYRETLQSRWGLVCEWSNLVIFQQTIYMSGAMAAVPVAGMASDRIGRKPVIFVAVLILLFAGFTTCFTKSFHVYLAARFLVSGATASIRIMTFILLFEITTPELRLFNCTVVQAGLVTAAIFMHSLTRLHLSMNWVEIILLVPAACLTCTGCMLQESPRWLLATNDYKKAEVTLTWAAALNGVRCEEAQVRWKRLVHSIRMSEEITTTPLHGGVLQLVRSETLRERTFILFTCWASSVLTFYQLLLYINQEASVTAQFLSILAQVPALAISFLLMDKAGRRQPFFVSLTTSGLLMAILLLLSLSHMKGLPLDIVIIATNLVVNVVTSIIYVYTLELYPTTLRSAGVSACFLFGRVGSVLIGPLADVARVTHSSVPYLVPGILNVISGVLAMRLTETRQLRVVNSVGELEKQMERMRLLELSTDPIRGKRRRWRK from the exons ATGAGCAAGTCAATCAGCCCTGCAGGTCATGGTCACAAGCGAAAGCACAAGCCTCCCGGTTTAGTATCACCGGCCCTGACCGTTGATGCTGGGCTTCCGGGTGGTACACCTGGGACATCCACATCTCCTGCTGCTTCTCCGAAACGCCCACGAGCGCTGTCACCAAACAAAACCAAGAAGAGAAGGATATCACCGCGAGAGAAAGCAGGCAGTCCAGGTAAAGCTTCAAAATACCCTCCCAATCCAATCCCATCAGCAAAGTGTGACCCACAAGACAACAGTACCAGTCCAATGATACTTGAGAAGCTTTCTGTTCCTTCAGCGGACAGCGCAACTGCAGCTAGCAAACAACCAGAAGAACGTTCACCCACCATGCCTGTTGCAGAAACAGAAACTGCCAATCCATTGGAGAAAGAACCATTCGAGCAGTACATGAGTATCAATCGCTCACCTGACGAGCAAACTGCCATGACACAAAAACTAGCTGAAGAAGCGCTCCCTAGTCTTAGCACTAATTTGGGGCTAACGCAGGAGAAACCTGTGGCGCACGCAGTTGTGGAAGAACCCGTAGTGCAAGCCGTCGTGGAAGTGCAAGCCGCTGTGGAAGAACCAGTAGTGCAAGCCACCATGGAAGAACCCGCAGTGCAAGCCGACGTGGAAGAACCTGTAGTGCAAGCCGACGTGGAAGAACCTGTAGTGCAAGCTATCGTGGAAGTCCTTCCCCGCAAAGGAAGGCGTTTTGCTCCACGATCTTCCATGAAGAAGCATGTGTCGGGGTTCCAAAATACTGGAGCCAAAGATTTAGTAACAACGCCACAACGAAGGCCCCAGTTTAGCCTGCAGTCACCTGGGAGTAATTTTCTTAGTCCTGTACCGATATGCACTGCTCTGGTGCCGTATGAGGCCAAAGGAAGCCCACAACAACAGGCTAATAGCAGCACCGAGGATAACAATTTATCTGACCCAACCATCGTACCCGGGCATGGCTACTACCAACGAATGGCCTTGTTCTGCAGTCAGCTTGCTGGATTCGTCTTTCTCACCCAACATATGGCGGTAATTTTAACGACACCTTACACGGACCACTGGTGCAAGCCTCCTCCGGAGTTCGCAGACGTAAGCCTTGATGAGTGGAAGAACAGGAGCATCCCCCGAGGTCCCGATGGGGCCCTCAGCCATTGCTTGGTTTATGACCCTCCTTTACCATCTCCATCCATGAATAG GACTACTCGACGCTGCTCTGAGTGGGTGTTTGATAAGACCGACTATCGCGAAACACTGCAAAGCCGCTGGGGTCTGGTATGCGAATGGAGCAACCTGGTCATCTTCCAGCAAACGATCTACATGAGTGGAGCCATGGCCGCCGTTCCTGTAGCTGGGATGGCGTCTGATCGCATCGGCAGGAAACCAGTCATCTTCGTGGCCGTTTTAATCTTGCTTTTTGCCGGATTTACGACTTGTTTTACAAAGAGCTTCCACGTCTACCTTGCCGCCCGTTTCCTGGTGTCGGGAGCAACAGCGTCCATTCGCATCATGACATTTATCCTATTATTCGAAATTACAACACCAGAGCTCCGCTTGTTCAACTGCACCGTAGTTCAAGCCGGGTTGGTGACTGCCGCGATATTTATGCATTCTCTGACAAGGTTGCATCTCAGCATGAACTGGGTCGAAATCATTCTGCTCGTTCCAGCTGCGTGCCTTACCTGTACGGGCTGCATGCTACAAGAATCTCCCCGCTGGCTGCTTGCCACGAACGACTACAAAAAGGCAGAGGTCACGCTGACGTGGGCCGCTGCGTTAAATGGTGTCAGGTGTGAAGAAGCCCAAGTCCGCTGGAAGCGCTTGGTTCATAGCATCCGGATGTCTGAAGAGATTACTACAACGCCGCTACACGGAGGTGTTCTACAGCTGGTGAGATCAGAGACGCTAAGGGAACGCACATTTATTCTTTTCACCTGTTGGGCATCCAGCGTTCTCACTTTCTACCAACTGCTCCTCTACATAAACCAAGAAGCATCAGTAACTGCGCAATTCCTGAGCATCCTGGCACAAGTTCCTGCTCTAGCGATTTCCTTCCTACTAATGGACAAAGCGGGACGACGTCAGCCATTTTTCGTCTCCTTGACGACCAGCGGATTGCTCATGGCCATCCTGTTATTGCTTTCACTTTCGCATATGAAGGGATTACCTTTGGACATCGTCATCATAGCGACGAACCTAGTCGTCAACGTGGTGACGTCAATAATCTATGTTTACACTCTAGAACTCTACCCCACGACGCTGCGGAGTGCAGGGGTATCTGCATGTTTCCTGTTCGGCAGGGTAGGAAGTGTTCTGATTGGCCCACTAGCCGACGTTGCCCGTGTTACGCATAGCAGTGTCCCGTATCTTGTGCCTGGAATCCTGAACGTCATCAGCGGTGTGCTTGCGATGAGGCTCACAGAAACTCGACAGTTGCGCGTCGTTAACAGTGTCGGCGAACTCGAGAAGCAGATGGAAAGGATGAGACTGCTGGAGCTGTCGACAGACCCAATTAGAGGAAAACGTCGCAGGTGGAGGAAATGA
- the LOC135399864 gene encoding organic anion transporter 3-like: MSKSVSTSSHGHKRMDEPPGSVSPALTLDAGFPGGTPGASTSPAASPKRPRALSPNKSKKRRRPPREKAGSPGKASKSHPNPIPSAKSAPQGNSNSLLEKLRVSPADSPIAASKQPEERSPTIPIADETVTANPLEKEPFKNHLNINLSPHEQTAMTEKLAEGALPSRCTDFRPTKEKTVAHAVAEEPAVQANVEEPVVQAIMGVQAAVKEPVLQATMEEPVVQSGVEEPVLQHVVEEPALQHVVEEPAVQAVVEDLQVHPRKGMHFGARSSMKIHASGLQNTEAKDSVTTPHRRPQFSLQSPESNFLNPVPICTALVPYEAKGSPQQQANSSTEDNNLSDPTIVPGHGCYQRMALFCGQLAGFVFLTQHMAVILTTPYTDHWCKPPPEFADVSLDEWKNRSIPRGPDGALSHCLVYDPPLPSPSVNRTTRRCSQWVFDKTDYHETLQSRWGLVCDWSHLVGIQQTIYMSGAMAAVPVAGMVSDRIGRKPVIFMAVVILLIAGFTTCFAKHFHVYVVARFLVSGATASIRIMTFILLFEITTPELRLFNCIIVQVGLVAAAIFIHCLKRLHLSMNWVDIILLIPAACLICTGCMLQESPRWLLATNNYKKAEDVLTWAAALNGVRCEEAQVRWKRLVHNIRRSEDAMTPHSGILQLVRSETLKGRTFILFACWTSSLLTFYQLLLYRNQETSVIAQFLSVLAQAPALVISFLLMEKVGRRQPFFVSLMASGLLMVILLLLSLSHMKGLPLDIIIIATNLVVNVVTSIIYVYTLELYPTTLRSAGISACFLFGRVGSVLAGPLTDVARVTHSSVPYLVPGILNVISGVFAMRLVETRKLQVVNSVGELEKQMERMKLLELSTNPIRGRQRQRRRWRK, translated from the exons ATGAGCAAGTCAGTCAGCACTTCAAGTCATGGTCATAAGCGAATGGACGAGCCTCCCGGTTCAGTATCACCGGCCCTGACACTCGATGCGGGGTTTCCGGGTGGTACACCTGGGGCATCCACATCTCCTGCTGCTTCTCCGAAACGCCCACGAGCGCTGTCACCAAACAAAAGCAAGAAGAGAAGGAGACCACCGCGAGAGAAAGCAGGCAGTCCAGGTAAAGCTTCAAAATCCCATCCCAATCCAATCCCATCGGCAAAGAGTGCCCCACAAGGCAACAGTAACAGTCTACTTGAGAAGCTTCGTGTTTCTCCAGCGGACAGCCCAATTGCAGCTAGCAAGCAACCAGAAGAACGTTCCCCCACCATACCTATTGCAGACGAAACAGTAACTGCCAATCCATTGGAGAAAGAACCATTCAAGAACCACCTGAATATCAATCTCTCACCGCACGAGCAAACTGCCATGACAGAAAAATTAGCTGAAGGAGCGCTCCCTAGCCGTTGCACTGACTTTAGGCCAACGAAGGAAAAAACTGTGGCGCACGCCGTCGCGGAAGAACCCGCAGTGCAAGCCAACGTGGAAGAACCCGTAGTGCAAGCCATCATGGGAGTACAAGCCGCCGTGAAAGAACCAGTACTGCAAGCCACCATGGAAGAACCGGTAGTGCAATCCGGCGTGGAAGAACCCGTACTGCAACACGTCGTGGAAGAACCTGCATTGCAACACGTCGTGGAAGAACCTGCAGTTCAAGCTGTCGTGGAAGACTTGCAAGTCCATCCTCGCAAAGGAATGCATTTTGGTGCACGATCCTCCATGAAGATTCACGCGTCGGGGCTCCAAAATACTGAAGCCAAAGATTCAGTAACAACGCCACACCGAAGGCCACAGTTTAGCCTGCAGTCACCTGAAAGTAATTTTCTTAATCCTGTACCCATATGCACTGCTCTGGTGCCATATGAGGCCAAAGGAAGCCCACAACAGCAGGCTAATAGCAGCACCGAGGATAACAATTTATCTGACCCAACCATCGTACCCGGGCATGGCTGCTACCAGCGAATGGCCTTGTTCTGCGGTCAGCTTGCTGGATTCGTCTTTCTCACCCAACACATGGCTGTAATTCTAACGACACCTTACACGGACCACTGGTGCAAGCCCCCTCCGGAGTTCGCAGATGTCAGCCTTGATGAGTGGAAGAACAGGAGCATCCCCCGAGGTCCTGATGGGGCCCTCAGCCATTGCTTGGTTTATGACCCTCCTTTACCATCTCCATCTGTGAATAG GACTACTCGACGCTGCTCTCAATGGGTTTTTGACAAAACCGACTATCACGAAACGCTGCAGAGCCGCTGGGGTCTGGTATGCGACTGGAGCCACCTGGTCGGAATCCAACAAACGATCTACATGAGTGGAGCCATGGCTGCCGTTCCTGTAGCTGGGATGGTGTCTGATCGCATCGGCAGGAAACCAGTCATCTTCATGGCTGTTGTCATCTTGCTTATTGCTGGATTTACGACTTGTTTTGCAAAGCACTTCCACGTCTACGTTGTCGCCCGTTTCCTGGTGTCGGGAGCAACAGCATCCATACGCATCATGACGTTTATCCTATTATTCGAAATTACAACACCAGAGCTCCGCTTGTTTAACTGCATCATAGTTCAAGTCGGTTTGGTGGCTGCCGCGATATTTATACATTGCCTGAAAAGGTTGCATCTCAGCATGAACTGGGTCGATATCATTCTGCTTATTCCAGCAGCGTGCCTCATCTGCACGGGCTGCATGCTACAAGAATCTCCCCGCTGGCTGCTTGCTACGAACAACTACAAGAAGGCAGAAGATGTGCTGACGTGGGCCGCTGCGTTAAACGGAGTCAGGTGTGAAGAAGCCCAAGTTCGCTGGAAGCGCCTGGTTCATAACATCCGGAGGTCTGAAGACGCAATGACGCCACACAGCGGTATTCTACAGCTGGTGAGATCAGAGACGCTTAAGGGACGCACATTTATCCTTTTCGCCTGTTGGACATCCAGCCTCCTCACTTTCTACCAACTGCTCCTCTACAGAAACCAAGAAACATCAGTAATAGCGCAATTCCTGAGCGTCCTGGCACAAGCTCCTGCTCTAGTGATTTCCTTCCTACTAATGGAGAAAGTGGGACGACGTCAGCCATTTTTCGTCTCCTTGATGGCCAGTGGGTTGCTCATGGTCATCCTATTATTGCTTTCACTTTCGCATATGAAGGGATTACCCTTGGACATCATTATCATAGCGACGAACCTAGTCGTCAACGTGGTGACGTCAATAATCTATGTTTACACTCTAGAACTCTACCCTACGACGCTGCGGAGTGCAGGGATATCTGCATGTTTTCTGTTCGGCAGAGTAGGAAGTGTTCTGGCTGGCCCACTAACCGACGTTGCCCGTGTTACGCATAGCAGTGTCCCGTATCTTGTGCCTGGAATCCTGAACGTGATCAGCGGTGTGTTTGCGATGAGGCTCGTAGAAACTCGAAAGCTCCAAGTCGTCAATAGTGTCGGCGAACTCGAGAAGCAGATGGAAAGGATGAAACTGCTGGAGCTGTCGACAAACCCAATTAGAGGCAGGCAGAGGCAACGTCGCAGGTGGAGGAAATGA
- the LOC135401066 gene encoding sphingomyelin phosphodiesterase-like, translating into MLSCSSTTCPTIQRPGAPIRGPALYNQTTAAPVSLVSVRLCSRQSRMRRETCIVGIITLLCVCLPSAQCRIDQQRIGHAHSPARQWIHNIRKLFHELTDLAHNVGKPIKHGVNYFEKEITKLSKFGVNYCSACTMATTLVRKLLQEGESEKHIISMLKTSCKLFRISTDRVCSGIVDQFKGEFFYVMQRSKLSSKEICDTVFPEDCGPNKDPALNWTVQLPSRPKPPVKPSPPPSAGARTLRVLHLSDTHVDHRYTIGSWADCKEPLCCHSDNGLPGANGVPAGRWGYFKYCDIPMRTYESLLRHVSKKQKIDYVIWTGDMVPHDIWNVSRTDNLAIMKETAEMIARYLPGVPVFPALGNHEGVPVDSFPLPMVKGNQSISWLYDALVKQWSLWLPSSTTFTLRRGAYYSIRPFPGLKIISLNMNYCNSLNWWILLNTTDPTSELAWLTEELQASEILDEKVHIIGHIPPGGSDCLTVWSHNYYKIIARFESTVRGQFFGHTHMDEIEVFYHSPRNYTGPFSVAYLSPSATTYNTGNPAYRIFTVDGGTRNSTWTVLDHETYTMDLAHANEHPDIEPDWTLEYSAKSAFGLSSLDASQWDRLLRKMEHNDALFNKFYRFFYKFSPLAEPCDEKCRRKLICIQKTSRSSDQRFCK; encoded by the exons GGAAACGTGCATTGTGGGCATTATTACCTTGTTATGTGTATGTTTGCCTTCCGCACAATGCCGCATCGACCAGCAGCGCATCGGGCACGCGCATTCTCCAGCACGTCAGTGGATTCACAACATCAGGAAACTCTTTCACGAGCTCACGGATCTGGCACACAAT GTTGGAAAGCCTATCAAACATGGCGTGAATTACTTTGAGAAG GAAATTACGAAACTTTCTAAATTTGGAGTCAACTACTGCTCGGCGTGCACCATGGCCACGACGCTCGTAAGGAAACTACTTCAGGAAGGCGAATCAGAAAAGCACATTATATCCATGCTCAAGACGAGCTGCAAGCTCTTTCGCATTTCTACGGACCGCGTTTGCTCCGGGATCGTCGATCAGTTCAAG GGCGAgttcttctacgtgatgcagcGCTCGAAGCTGAGCTCCAAGGAGATCTGTGACACTGTCTTCCCAGAGGACTGTGGACCAAACAAAGACCCTGCTCTCAATTGGACCGTCCAGCTCCCCTCCCGTCCCAAGCCACCAGTGAAGCCTTCGCCTCCACCATCT gccgGAGCACGGACGTTACGAGTGCTTCATCTAAGTGACACCCACGTGGATCACCGGTACACGATCGGTAGCTGGGCCGACTGCAAGGAACCTCTGTGCTGCCACTCTGATAACGGACTCCCTGGCGCCAATGGCGTGCCAGCAGGGAGATGGGGATACTTCAAGTACTGTGACATCCCCATGAGGACCTACGAGAGCTTGTTGAGACACGTGAGCAAGAAGCAGAAG ATTGACTATGTAATCTGGACGGGCGACATGGTACCCCATGATATCTGGAACGTATCCCGAACCGATAATTTGGCTATTATGAAGGAGACGGCGGAAATGATCGCTAGATACCTACCAGGAGTTCCAGTGTTCCCAGCACTGGGAAACCATGAGGGCGTTCCTGTGGACAG CTTCCCGCTGCCAATGGTGAAAGGAAATCAGTCTATATCCTGGCTGTATGATGCACTAGTGAAGCAATGGTCGCTCTGGCTTCCGTCCTCAACGACATTTACTCTTCGCCG GGGTGCCTACTATTCCATCCGACCTTTTCCTGGACTCAAGATAATATCCTTGAACATGAACTACTGCAACAGCCTCAACTG GTGGATCCTACTGAACACGACGGACCCGACAAGCGAACTGGCTTGGCTTACGGAAGAGTTGCAGGCGTCGGAAATACTTGATGAAAAG GTACACATCATCGGTCACATTCCACCTGGAGGTTCTGACTGTCTTACCGTATGGAGCCACAATTACTACAAGATTATTGCTAG GTTCGAGAGCACCGTGCGAGGGCAGTTTTTCGGTCATACTCACATGGATGAGATCGAAGTATTCTACCACTCACCACGCAACTACACGGGTCCCTTCAGCGTAGCGTACCTCTCCCCCAGTGCCACAACGTACAACACAGGAAACCCAGCTTACCGGATATTTACAGTTGACGGAGGAACACGCAACAGCACGTGG ACCGTCTTGGATCATGAAACCTACACCATGGACTTGGCGCACGCCAACGAACACCCAGACATTGAACCTGATTGGACTCTGGAGTACTCTGCAAAATCAGCATTCGGACTCTCTTCATTGGACGCTTCTCAGTGGGATAGGCTTCTCCGCAAGATGGAGCATAATGACGCTTTATTTAACAAGTTCTACAG GTTCTTCTACAAATTTAGCCCTCTGGCGGAACCGTGCGATGAAAAGTGTAGGAGGAAGCTGATCTGCATTCAGAAGACATCTCGGTCATCCGACCAGCGTTTCTGCAAATAG